Part of the Denticeps clupeoides chromosome 3, fDenClu1.1, whole genome shotgun sequence genome, tccaggggacgactgtccctgtaactactgactacgaaccagaagacccgggttcgaatcccacttactaccatcgtgtccctgattaagacactccaggggacgactgtccctgtaactactgactacgaaccagaagacccgggttcgaatcccactcactaccatcgtgtccctgattaagacactccaggggacgactgtccctgtaactactgactacgaaccagaagacccgggttcgaatcccacttactaccatcgtgtccctgattaagacactccaggggacgactgtccctgtaactactggtaaacgctgtaaatgggTACCTGGGAAGGGGTGCGGGTTGGGGGACCCTCGTTTCAGGCACTTGGAACACAGGACGTGCACGGCGTAGTGGAGTCCGGGCCACTCCTGCAGCAGGAcgttcagctcctccaccagCGGCGTGATGGCCTGCCAGGCCGTCCAGATGTTGGGCAGCGAGGCGTGGCTGGCGATGGACAGCGTGTGCGGCTGCGGCCGGTAGCTGACCACCACCGGGACCTTCCCGCGGTAGGCCAGGACCTGGTGGCGCGCGTCGCGGCGCCGCACCACGTGGCCGTTGATCTGCGCGCTGTAGCGGGCGAACAGGCCGGGCGGGAAGAGGAACGGGAAGGTGAAGTCcacctgcagctgctccaccgAGAAGAAGCGGCCGCCGGGACGGGACTCGGCGCGGGACGCCTCGCCCGCCACGCGGCTGGGGAACTTGTACCAGGCGGTGGCGCCGTTCAGCGGCTTGCCGCGGGGCTTGTTCAGGCAGTAGCACACGCCCATCTTCTCCAGGAGCTCCATGATCAGCTGGAGGTCCTGCTGCGTCTGGACCAGCGGCTTGAGGAGCAGCCGGATGACGTTGGAGGGCAGCAGGCCGTTCTGCAGGAAGCCCTCGGCCAGGTCCCCGCAGTCGGCGTCCCCCCGCAGCTGTCCCAGCACGGCGGACGAGTCGCTCTGGAAGAAGACGTTCAAGATGGCGATGAGGCGCGGCAGGTTGTGGAAGACGTACTCCTTGAGCGTCCGGCTGTCCTCGAAGTGCAGCAGCTTGCCGCTCTCGTGCAGGTAGGACAGGGCGCTCTGAAGACGGTCCTCCGTCAGTCCCGCCTGGAGGCCCAGGCGGGCGGAGTCCCACCAGGACAGCCACAGGTCCTGCGGCTTGAagtgcagctcctccagcatCTGCCAGGACTTGGGCAGGACGCGGTGGAGGTTGGGGAAGATGTCCCGGTGGTCCGCGACGGACATGAGCTTCTCGCGCAGCCGCTGGACGTTGCGGCGCGTCCCCACGCAGCTGACGCGGAGCACGGGGGACAGGATCTGCAGCCGGTTGTTCAGCACGTACTGCAGCTGGGCCTTCTTGCGCCGCAGGTTCCTGTCCGAGACGCCGTAGAAGGGGACGTGGGGGCTGGACGTCCGGGCGTCGTAGCCCGCCGCCAGGGCTTCGTCCACCTGCCTCGCCAGGTCCCGCAGGCAGTCCGTGTCCCTCTTCTCCTGCTGCGAGATCTGCCGGTGGACGTCCAGGCACTTCTCGTCCGCCTCCGCCTCGCTGCACATGTCCACGTGCGTCCCCACGACGCAGAGGACGGCGCGCGGCACCTTGGCGCCGAGCAGGTGCAGGAAGTGTCCCACGTGCGCGCCGAAGGCCGCGGGCGTGTAGGTCCTCAGGTTGACGGCGAGGACGTAGAGCGCGCCGGGGGACAGGAAGAAGGGTTTGATGAGGTCGTAGTTGGGCATCCCCGACAAGTCGTACACGGTGAACGCCAGCCGCCGCTCGGCGTCCGCCAGCCAGTTGCTGACCTGGATGCCCCCGCCCCCCGGCGCCGTCGCCCCGGCGACCACGCACCGCGCCAGCCGGCTGGTCCCCGCCCCCCGCCGCCCCATCAGCACCAGCTTGAGCCGCGGCTTCACCGCCGGGCGCGACTCGGCCAGCTCCTGCTGGTACGCGGCGATGTACGGGATGCCCTTCATGCACACCTCGTACGGCGGCTGGATCAGCGGGTTGTCCTTCACCTTCCAGATGTTCACCTTCAGCAGCTTGCCGAAGTTGTCCGGCAGCATGGCGATCCGGTTGCCCTGcagcaccagctcctccagcttctccagctccaccacGGAGTCGGGCAGGAAGGTGATGGTGTTGTTGTCCAGCCACAGGTTGGccaggttctgcaggtggcCGATCTGCTCGGGGAGGAAGGTCAAGTTGTTCCTGCTCAGGTACAGCTCCTCCAAGCCGGAGATTCCCAGGACCACCTGAGGAAACTCGGCGAAGGAGTTGGACGAGAGGTTGAGCATCTTCAGCGTCTGCAGCTTGCCGAAGGACTGCGGCAGGTCCGTCAGGAGGTTGCTGTCCAGCATCAAgctctccaggttctccaggtcaCAGAAGGTCTCGGGCAGCGACGAGACCAGCGTGctgctgagccacagaatcttgATGGACCGCAGCTTCATGATGTTCCCCGGCAGGACCTCCAACTTGTTCCCGGAAcagtccagctcctccaggtcCGCGAGGGCCAGCACCTCCGGCGGGAAGCGGCGCAGCCGGTTGTGGTCCACGTCCAGCGTACGGAGCTTCCGGAGCTGGGAGAAGGACCGGGGCAGGTCGTGGAGCTCGTTGAAGCTGatgtccagctcctccagacTGTGCAGGGCCCCGATCTGCTCAGGCAGGTGCTGGATCTTGTTGTGGCTGATGCACAGCTTCTTCAGGCCCCTCAGCAGAACGACCTCCTCGGAGAAGTGGCCCAGGCAGTTGTGGCTGAGGTCCAGCTCGCCCAACTCGCTCAGCTGGAACACGGGCTCGGGCACGGCCGAGAACTTGTTCCTGCGGAGGACCAGGCTCCTCAGGCCGCTCAGCGCCGAGCCCAGCCCCTCCGGCAGCTCCTGGAGGCCGTTGTTGCCCAGGTTGAGCACCTCGATCTCCTTCATGTGGTCGGGGAAGGTGATCTTCTGGCTGTTTTTGGAGCTGAGCGTGAGCTGGCGCAGGTTGCTCCTCAGCCTTCTGGAGCGCAGGGCCGCATCCCGCCACAGCCTGGCCGTCTTCAGGTTGCTCTCCGTCGCGGCCATGGCGTCCTCACCGAGCGCGATCATCGCTTCTCCCGGGACGAGGCGGCGTCCTCCTCAGCTGCGCCATGTCCCCTGTCCCCCTGTCCCCGCCGGCGCCTCCTCTGGCGCATGTCCGATCCAGGCGAGCAAGTCGCGCCGAGACGCCCCGTCCTGCGTGCGCGCGGGCGCGCGCGTGCTCGTGTGCGCGCCGCCGCGGTCCCGCGCGCGTCCGTGTCGTCAGAACCGGCCCGGGAACGCGCCTCCGGGCAGCAGTGGCCCGTATGTACACACCGGCTTATCATTTCGATCACTAAGCCGCCTTAATAACTGGATAACTGATAGTAATaactgtgaattattttccGAGTAGTGCCCTGCTTCAGCATACGTCATGTGGGGtcagaaatatataaaactaCTTAAAGAAAGAACTTGGAACAGTAAAGCGGTGTGGAAATGTCGCCACCTGTCGGTCAGGACGAGCAACCACACCCAccttttgtttacatttacatttacggcatttatcagacacccttatccagagcgatttacaaccagtagttacagggacagtcccccctggagcaacttagggttaagtgtcttgctcagggacacaatggtagtaagtggggtttgaacctgggtcttctggttcataggcgagtgtgttacccgctaggctactaccagtttACTGTTTTGGCGGTTTGTTACTCACATGCAATTACCGCGAACAATTGCTCCAGTATTCTTTTTCCTATAAAACTACCATAAAATGTGAGAATACTTAGGGAAAGCGAGCAAGAAGGGAAATAGCATGAGACGCTGGGGGACTTCCAACACCTGCTAGTAAGGACGATTTTTGGACAGTTTTGATTTGCACGTATGGATTTGGGGTGTATTCTTTGGTCTAAGAATCAACTGCTTGATTTAAATCTTGATGCTGTCCTGACATGTTAAGGGGTCtactgttttataaaaaaaattaaaacacttttttgaCAAGACCTgtaagaagaaataaagaatcTCCATTCAAAAAGCCCAAGGCAGCTTTTATTGATGTCAACAGGGCAGGGGGTTTAAAAGAGTGCATCTTGTGTGCAAATGAAGCTCAATGACTGAATTACATagcctctgcagcagcaggaaaTCATCCGGTAATATTAAATGAAAGACCTGAAATTGGCACTATGGCTGAGAAGCGCAGAGCGTGCAGAGGTAATGGTCAAAAAGAACAAACCCAACCCAAGTGGATAGCATCAGCGGTGCACGTAGGGGAGACATAACGCACAACTCCGCTTGTGCCTGATTCCATTAATGCTGATCTGTAAAGAAAGACATCACACACTCGATCCAGAGATTTAATAACGTGATATAGGCGTGGGATCGGGGACAGGTCATTAGTCTCGGCTTCTTGGATTATGTGGAGGCGGAGACACTTCCACGGGCGCGGAGCTGGGCACGTTGCGGACCTCGCCCGCATGCAAGTGCTCGTTGACGCGGAGCTGACAGCCGTCCTGCAGCATGCGCGTGGCGATGCGGGCGATGTTGCGCGAGTCGTCGAGGCCACAGTGGGGCCGGCCCTCGTACTGCAGCCCCAGCTTCTCCAGCATGCTGCTCAGCTTGGTCTGTGTACGCGGGACCTGGCAGGAATACGGCGGTCTCGGATCAGCACGGAATGACCATCATTACAAgttctgcatgtctaactgggTGGAAATCACACCTTGTAAAAGTTTCCATAGGACTTTCTGATGTTGATCCATTTCTTGGCAAATTTTGGATGTTTGATTCGGCTGATTTTACACTGCATGTTAAGGAACTTACTCATGTCCCAGGATCTGGAAAAACAGCATAACATTACAAATGTGAGACTAGAATGACTCATTCATTCTTATTGGCCCCTTTCTACTGGATATTTAATGCAATTTACATAATTATGAGAACCATACCCATCAGTCAGCAGAGCGTATCTGTATTTCGTGCCCAGCTCTCTCTCTTGAAGCCAGGTCACCACCCGCCGCAGGACGTTACCGAATGTGTCCGCTTGGTCTACCATTTCCTGAAGGAGGaagcagaatcccagaatccAAACGTGACTCACTTATACCTAGAATGTCGACGTAAACATTGGATACGAGTTCAAACCCTCACCTGTGTAATTCCAGTCAACTGGGTGCAGAAGTCCGAGAGTTTGGGGTTTAGTTCTGGTTTCACGTATTCCTGAAAAGTGTCAACCTCCaaacacaaatattacaaaaatcttttaaaaaaataatatttaaaaatatttatttatttatttaagtcttTCCAGCAAgaactgtttttgttcttttgtattTAGTCAACGTTCCTTTTCATTTATGCTcgttactccattacatttacagcatttaccagacacccttatccagagccacttacagtcagtagttacagggacagtccccccctggagacactccaggCAGGAACCCACTattctactaccacccttcctcTAGACATATATAGCCATTTCAGAAACACGTtgttggggaaaaaagggcatcggtgcattttttaatttataaccAACATTAAATGGCATCATTtgaattgttttaaattaatacataaataaaagcatgtaaGATGATTTGcaattttcacttatttcactagaaaaacaaaattaaaaatcacaaaacctGGAGGGACTTAAAGGCgtaggacacatttagttgtgtccaccatgtgctgtgcatcacagtgacaataataataatcactttcacaaactCCTGCATCAGGGTTGAAATGAGAAGTGAGAAGTGAAAATCTGGCATTCTCTACACGCAGCCTCCGCCCGTCACCAACTCACAATGTGCAGCGTGCGCGTGTTGACGAGGACGATGGGGAACTCGATGATCTCGTGGAGGAAACCCGGCGGGTTGCTCTCCTCGCAGGTGGCCTCGAAGTCCACCACGCAGATGAAGTCGTAGTACGTGTCGGTGACGCCGCCCTCGGCCGCGGCCACCAGGAGCTTCTGCTTCTTGCAGTGGCTCTTCAGCCGCTTCCTCAGCACGTCCTTCACACCCCTGCACACACGGCAACGGCCGCAACATTACACGCGTACGGGGCCCGGGGCCCTCGGAGCGCAGCGCGGGACCGACCTGGTGTCCAGCTTCAGCTCGGCCAACTTGAGGCGAAGCTCGTCCCGGTCCATGCGGTTGATGTGGCCGTTGGCCAGCGCGATCTCTTTGTAAACGGGGTCACCGAACTCGCCCCGGGAGGGCGTGACGGGGTCCCCAACACTGCTGGACGTGGTGCCGCACTTCTTGACCTGACAATGGGAACGTGGAGGGTTACGGGGGGAAATGGTGTTTATGGATGTTAGGACAGACGGGGCTTTTTGAGAAATACGACGTTaagcattattaaatataaaatgtataaccGAGAGGACGGCTGTGAGGCGTAAACCGTATATTATATACGTTTGGCCAATGGGGGAGATTTTGGTTATACTGGACTGGCGCAGAAATATCGGCACCTGTGGTCCAACATGGTGCTGGTGGATGGAGCgggacatgatgtcccagacgTGCTCAACTGGactcaggtctggggaacgggcgggtcAGTCTATAGTATCAAtaccttcatcttgcaggaactgctgatactccagccacatgaggtccagccttatcttgcattaggaggaacccaggaacaactgcaccagcatatggtctcacaaggggtctgaggagctCTTCTCGGTAACCAATGGCAGTCAGGCCACCTCATGGATCACATGGAAGGCTGTGCGgacccccaaagaaatgccaccccacaaaccagtcatgctggaggatgttacagggagcagaacgttctccacggcgtctccagaATCTGTCACGTGTGCTCAGAGCACAGGACGCCAGTGGCAAATGCCacgtggacgtcgggccctcgtACCACCAtcagagtctgtttctgacagtttgagcagacacatgcacatttgtggcctgctggaggtcattttgcagggttctgACAGTGCTCCTCCCGTTCCTCCTTGCACGAAGGTggaggtcctgctgctgggttgcctgtctcctggtagcgcctccatgctctggacactacgctgacagacacagaccttcttgccacagcttgaaTTCATGTGCTGTCCTGcacgagctgcactacctgagccacctGTGTGGGTTCTAGACTCAGTTTCACGCTACCACCAGAGTAAAAGCACCGCCAGCactcaaaagtgaccaaaaccaGAAAGTTtaggaagtgagaagtggtctgtggtcaccacctgcaggaccttTATTGGCAACGTCTTGGTAACTGCCTATAATGTCAAATTGACTGTCGATCAGTGTCGCTTCCTAAATGGACAGTTTCTGTATGGACACGCAAACGTATCTCACAGCAAATATATTTCTGGCTTAAGGCAGAAAGTTACTTGCTGTTAACGTACAGCTGCGGTCCCTGTCCTGTCGTTCTTTGCATATACCGATGCAAAACGGCGTAATGTTATAGGTGCCGTGTTGCGAGAGCTGCACTCAACAGAAGATGATTTAAGGATTCAGGTATTTATTCGTTTTATGTGGTTTGTGTCCTCGatgtgcatggaaatgaccaggagtggtcttctccgtctcggcccctcggtggtggaatgaacttccagctcagtcactgagcaccttcacacggcagctcaacaccttcctctttagagaagatttagatgaacttgtaaccttcttcttgtctgaataaaaagattgtattcatagttgggggtcctagtgaacctgaaCTGACcgcttcatccatggtgacatggaagcacgttgtaagtcgctctggatacggccgtctggtaagtgccgtaaaatgtaaatggtggtcCAAGCCTGTTTGGTGcgctatgcaaaaaaaaaaattaaacgctACAGCTGAATACAAAAAATTTCGTATAATCTTTCCAGAGGAAAGAACATCAGGTCCGCGCACCCaagacattcacatttacagcgtttacccttatccagagggacttaaaatcagtagttacagggacagtcccccctggagacactcagggttaagtgtctcagggacacgatggtagtaagtgggatttgaacctggctcttctggttcatagacgagtgtgttacccactaggctactaccacccgttttTACCACCCAGAAAAGTTCCGTCGTCAGACCCACACTCACCGCGGGACCGCCGGACGAGCCGGACGCCGACGCGGAGCTCACGTTTTTGTCCGCAGCTTGGATGTTCTCCTTCTGTTCCTCCATTCCGCCGAACCGCCGTCACGGGGTTTTTCCCGCGTCTCGGCGCCGAGAGGGAACCGCGGCAACCGGGAGGCGGAGAACCGGCGGGCAGCGACGGATAAAGCGcggcgacgcgacgcgacgacGGCCACCAGGCTGTCGCCTAATCTTTGCTGGTGATATTTAGTTATCGTAGTTTAAGAGCTGTTCCTCAGCTTCCGGCCCCGTGTTCAGCATGTGTCCCGGCGTCACACAGCGCCACCCGCAGGACTGGAGAGTCGCTGCAGGGTCCCGACTCCGCGGCTCGCTGCTTTTGTTCGGTTGGTTGGTTGATTTCTGCCAAGAAATGTACCGCTGTGTAGAAATTGTATTGattttgtacttttatttatatttaaactaGCAAATACTTTCGGGTTGACATTTCCCCACATTAACACGCCGTTAAAACGAGCCGTCCGGCGTCCTCCGGTCCGGCGGGTGGCGGTTAAGCGGCCGCTTTTCACCGCAGCGCTTCACGCCGATTCACCGCGACGAAGCGACAGCGAACAAAAACATTCCCGGAGGACGGCGGCATGTAGAGGTCCCCCGGCCAGCGCCCACGTCTGTCTGTCCGGTTTCTCTGGTCGTTTTTTGTGGATTTTAGTGCCTCGGTTGACCAGGTGAGCGCTCGGAATGCAGCAGCGTCAGCGGGTTAGCTGGCGAGCTAAAGCTAGTAGGTGGTCTGGCCtggaattataataataatgagtacatttacattcacagcatttaccagagcgccttacagtcagtagttacagggacagtcccctcctggagacactcagggttaagtgtcctgctcagggacacaatggtagcaagtgggatttgaacctgggtcttctggttcatagacgagtgtggtACCTgccaggctactagcaccctaccattttgaaatatgtaataagcatgtaaagttttttttctgaagtaaaGTTCTGGAAAATGAACTGAAATCGGATTGACGCATGAATGTATAAGATGGAGATATTATTTGGTATTGTGAATGTTCAAATGATATCTACAATATAATTGTGGCGTGATCTCTAAACTATATTTTTGTATCCCTGCAATTGCATTGTGtctagttttaaatataattgaaGATTTCAGAAATATAATTGTGTATAACCTTAATGGTATTTTTAATAGTGACaatgtatttacatgtaatGGAAATTTGCATTAGtgattgaaaagtcatggaagtTATTTTAGTAAAAATGCGTAAGAACCCTGAATACAAATGTCATGCCGAAGCGCTGCATAAACACAAGGAAATGGTTACTAGAGAAAGTGGAATATGAATGAGGGCTCTAGTGACTTGCTGGGCGTGGCTCTCCAGGCGATGGGCTCTCTGAGCAGCAGGTTCCAGTCCGCTCCGCGCCTGGATGAGGCGGAGGCGGCGCCGTGCGAGAGGACCGGGCACGGGTGCGAGTgcaagaagaggaagaggagctcgCGCTGCGACTGCGACAgcgagccggaggaggaggagagcctCTTGGACACACCTCGCAGGTTCTTCATGAAATCTCATGCCTAAGTTAATGCTATTATCATTCCGTAAACCCGAATCTTAGTATTTTTGTCCTCTTTTTACTGGTAGGAAAAAGTTGAAAAGCACTTCTAAGTACATCTACCAGACTTTGTTTCTAAACGGGGAAAACAGCGACATTCAGATCTGTGCTCTGGGTCAGGAATGGAACCTACACAAAGTTTACCTCTGTCAGGTGGGAGCTCCTGTCCACTAAGCATGCTTTCAAATGGTTGAGCACTAGCATGGTTAGTCTCGGTATTCCCTGCCTGTGGGTTTTTGGTATGACATGTCACCCCGCAGGAAGTCCTGTTGTGTGATGGTTTTGTTCCACCTCTGTCCCTGTAGTCTGGATATTTTTCCAGCATGTTTAGTGGATCCTGGAAGGAGTCCAACATGATGGTGATTGAGCTGGAGATCCCAGATCAGAACATTGACACGGAAGGTGAGAGTGACCGAATTGTCTGCTACGCCGGATCTGTCGATCAATACGGCACACTTCACCTGGACTCTCAGGCTTTGGTCTGAACTTGTGTTGAGCCCATATTTCTTGTCTCAGCCCTGCAGGTTGTATTTGGTTCCCTCTACCGGTATGACGTCCTGATCAAGCCGAGTCGAGTTGTCAGCATTCTAGCTGCTGCCTGCATGCTCCAGTTGGTCAGTA contains:
- the LOC114786450 gene encoding 3'-5' exoribonuclease 1-like isoform X1, which encodes MEEQKENIQAADKNVSSASASGSSGGPAVKKCGTTSSSVGDPVTPSRGEFGDPVYKEIALANGHINRMDRDELRLKLAELKLDTRGVKDVLRKRLKSHCKKQKLLVAAAEGGVTDTYYDFICVVDFEATCEESNPPGFLHEIIEFPIVLVNTRTLHIVDTFQEYVKPELNPKLSDFCTQLTGITQEMVDQADTFGNVLRRVVTWLQERELGTKYRYALLTDGSWDMSKFLNMQCKISRIKHPKFAKKWINIRKSYGNFYKVPRTQTKLSSMLEKLGLQYEGRPHCGLDDSRNIARIATRMLQDGCQLRVNEHLHAGEVRNVPSSAPVEVSPPPHNPRSRD
- the LOC114786866 gene encoding malignant fibrous histiocytoma-amplified sequence 1 homolog isoform X1 gives rise to the protein MIALGEDAMAATESNLKTARLWRDAALRSRRLRSNLRQLTLSSKNSQKITFPDHMKEIEVLNLGNNGLQELPEGLGSALSGLRSLVLRRNKFSAVPEPVFQLSELGELDLSHNCLGHFSEEVVLLRGLKKLCISHNKIQHLPEQIGALHSLEELDISFNELHDLPRSFSQLRKLRTLDVDHNRLRRFPPEVLALADLEELDCSGNKLEVLPGNIMKLRSIKILWLSSTLVSSLPETFCDLENLESLMLDSNLLTDLPQSFGKLQTLKMLNLSSNSFAEFPQVVLGISGLEELYLSRNNLTFLPEQIGHLQNLANLWLDNNTITFLPDSVVELEKLEELVLQGNRIAMLPDNFGKLLKVNIWKVKDNPLIQPPYEVCMKGIPYIAAYQQELAESRPAVKPRLKLVLMGRRGAGTSRLARCVVAGATAPGGGGIQVSNWLADAERRLAFTVYDLSGMPNYDLIKPFFLSPGALYVLAVNLRTYTPAAFGAHVGHFLHLLGAKVPRAVLCVVGTHVDMCSEAEADEKCLDVHRQISQQEKRDTDCLRDLARQVDEALAAGYDARTSSPHVPFYGVSDRNLRRKKAQLQYVLNNRLQILSPVLRVSCVGTRRNVQRLREKLMSVADHRDIFPNLHRVLPKSWQMLEELHFKPQDLWLSWWDSARLGLQAGLTEDRLQSALSYLHESGKLLHFEDSRTLKEYVFHNLPRLIAILNVFFQSDSSAVLGQLRGDADCGDLAEGFLQNGLLPSNVIRLLLKPLVQTQQDLQLIMELLEKMGVCYCLNKPRGKPLNGATAWYKFPSRVAGEASRAESRPGGRFFSVEQLQVDFTFPFLFPPGLFARYSAQINGHVVRRRDARHQVLAYRGKVPVVVSYRPQPHTLSIASHASLPNIWTAWQAITPLVEELNVLLQEWPGLHYAVHVLCSKCLKRGSPNPHPFPGELLSQPRPEGLTEIICPKNGSERVNVSLVYPPTPTVVSPCLK
- the LOC114786866 gene encoding malignant fibrous histiocytoma-amplified sequence 1 homolog isoform X2 — encoded protein: MIALGEDAMAATESNLKTARLWRDAALRSRRLRSNLRQLTLSSKNSQKITFPDHMKEIEVLNLGNNGLQELPEGLGSALSGLRSLVLRRNKFSAVPEPVFQLSELGELDLSHNCLGHFSEEVVLLRGLKKLCISHNKIQHLPEQIGALHSLEELDISFNELHDLPRSFSQLRKLRTLDVDHNRLRRFPPEVLALADLEELDCSGNKLEVLPGNIMKLRSIKILWLSSTLVSSLPETFCDLENLESLMLDSNLLTDLPQSFGKLQTLKMLNLSSNSFAEFPQVVLGISGLEELYLSRNNLTFLPEQIGHLQNLANLWLDNNTITFLPDSVVELEKLEELVLQGNRIAMLPDNFGKLLKVNIWKVKDNPLIQPPYEVCMKGIPYIAAYQQELAESRPAVKPRLKLVLMGRRGAGTSRLARCVVAGATAPGGGGIQVSNWLADAERRLAFTVYDLSGMPNYDLIKPFFLSPGALYVLAVNLRTYTPAAFGAHVGHFLHLLGAKVPRAVLCVVGTHVDMCSEAEADEKCLDVHRQISQQEKRDTDCLRDLARQVDEALAAGYDARTSSPHVPFYGVSDRNLRRKKAQLQYVLNNRLQILSPVLRVSCVGTRRNVQRLREKLMSVADHRDIFPNLHRVLPKSWQMLEELHFKPQDLWLSWWDSARLGLQAGLTEDRLQSALSYLHESGKLLHFEDSRTLKEYVFHNLPRLIAILNVFFQSDSSAVLGQLRGDADCGDLAEGFLQNGLLPSNVIRLLLKPLVQTQQDLQLIMELLEKMGVCYCLNKPRGKPLNGATAWYKFPSRVAGEASRAESRPGGRFFSVEQLQVDFTFPFLFPPGLFARYSAQINGHVVRRRDARHQVLAYRGKVPVVVSYRPQPHTLSIASHASLPNIWTAWQAITPLVEELNVLLQEWPGLHYAVHVLCSKCLKRGSPNPHPFPGELLSQPRPEGLTEIICPKNGSERVNVSLVYPPTPTVGNRL
- the LOC114786450 gene encoding 3'-5' exoribonuclease 1-like isoform X2, yielding MEEQKENIQAADKNVKKCGTTSSSVGDPVTPSRGEFGDPVYKEIALANGHINRMDRDELRLKLAELKLDTRGVKDVLRKRLKSHCKKQKLLVAAAEGGVTDTYYDFICVVDFEATCEESNPPGFLHEIIEFPIVLVNTRTLHIVDTFQEYVKPELNPKLSDFCTQLTGITQEMVDQADTFGNVLRRVVTWLQERELGTKYRYALLTDGSWDMSKFLNMQCKISRIKHPKFAKKWINIRKSYGNFYKVPRTQTKLSSMLEKLGLQYEGRPHCGLDDSRNIARIATRMLQDGCQLRVNEHLHAGEVRNVPSSAPVEVSPPPHNPRSRD